One genomic window of Acidobacteriota bacterium includes the following:
- a CDS encoding acetyltransferase: MSGKLVIVGAGGHGKGTLEILRARRAAGLDVPEVIGFVDDGPAATGPVAGLPLLGPTAWLVERAGTDPLWGILALAAPGAKRRLDERLSAGGVRWATAVHPSVITAAGVHIEEGAIVGAGVVVAYDTRIGRHTTVNLNATVGHDCRIGDYSTVAPGVNITGHVSLGQGVEVQTNATIVPGLTLGDGARIGPGSVILRDVGPGEFYFGNPARKMPENLR, from the coding sequence ATGAGCGGCAAGCTGGTCATCGTGGGTGCCGGCGGCCATGGCAAGGGCACTCTGGAGATCCTGCGGGCCCGCCGGGCCGCGGGCCTCGACGTTCCCGAAGTGATCGGCTTTGTCGATGACGGGCCGGCCGCTACCGGGCCCGTCGCCGGCCTGCCCCTGCTCGGCCCCACCGCGTGGCTCGTCGAGCGGGCCGGAACCGATCCGCTCTGGGGCATCCTGGCCCTGGCCGCTCCCGGGGCCAAGCGTCGTCTCGACGAGCGTTTGTCGGCCGGGGGAGTTCGGTGGGCAACGGCGGTGCATCCGTCGGTGATCACCGCCGCCGGTGTGCACATCGAAGAGGGCGCCATCGTGGGCGCCGGTGTGGTGGTGGCCTACGACACCCGCATCGGCCGCCACACCACCGTGAACCTCAACGCCACCGTGGGCCACGATTGCCGGATCGGTGACTACTCCACCGTGGCCCCGGGAGTGAACATAACGGGCCATGTGAGCCTGGGGCAGGGAGTCGAGGTGCAGACCAACGCCACCATCGTGCCGGGATTGACCCTGGGCGACGGTGCGCGGATCGGCCCGGGCAGCGTGATCCTGCGGGATGTGGGGCCGGGGGAATTCTATTTCGGCAATCCGGCCCGCAAGATGCCGGAGAATTTGCGATGA
- a CDS encoding DUF362 domain-containing protein, producing MKEPEVMPRRRFLELAGLSLAAGACSRGAGKEAAPAPGPVPAASQRVVLARRGSPEDNARAVLDGWGGVESLIGPEDLVLFKVNAQWYAQGMTNTDVLAELIRAVLDRPGGFSGEIVLADNHHYRQDLSRGWTTDRPNGRMNYLALVRSFQEQGHERVGHVQWHDAGENPEPWQGDAGGGRRLDGPEGDGYRWWLEEYHTTPAGSRCAMTWPVFTSPFFGETVDLRDGIHRDGKPTGRPLKMINISSINHHSRYAGVTASIKNLMGVVDMTCGFQGPEPAGFFNTHYIGMRPSHATWRWAKKTGGVAGRLIRRVLPEEKAIDFEHTGGALGHWMKTVRRPDLHIVTAEWVGFGSRTLEAYSARPGVVLASDDPVTLDAVAARDVLLPATRQAGERGAPFLRFNDPDRAEGPFHKFLEEARRKVGGTLAPGDAQVERMT from the coding sequence ATGAAAGAGCCCGAAGTCATGCCCCGCCGTCGTTTCCTGGAACTTGCCGGCCTCTCCCTGGCCGCCGGCGCCTGCTCGAGAGGCGCGGGGAAGGAGGCGGCTCCGGCGCCCGGTCCGGTACCGGCCGCCAGTCAGCGGGTGGTGCTGGCCCGCAGGGGCTCGCCGGAGGACAACGCCCGGGCCGTCCTCGACGGGTGGGGCGGCGTCGAATCGCTGATCGGTCCGGAGGACCTGGTGCTGTTCAAGGTCAACGCCCAGTGGTACGCCCAGGGGATGACCAATACCGATGTGCTGGCGGAACTGATCCGTGCCGTGCTCGATCGTCCCGGCGGCTTCTCCGGTGAGATCGTTCTGGCCGACAATCACCACTACCGCCAGGACCTGTCGCGGGGCTGGACCACCGACAGGCCCAACGGCCGGATGAACTACCTGGCCCTGGTGCGCTCTTTCCAAGAGCAGGGGCACGAGCGGGTGGGTCATGTCCAGTGGCACGATGCGGGCGAGAACCCCGAGCCCTGGCAGGGGGACGCAGGTGGTGGCCGTCGCCTCGACGGTCCGGAAGGCGATGGTTACCGCTGGTGGCTCGAGGAGTACCACACGACCCCCGCCGGCAGTCGCTGCGCGATGACCTGGCCGGTGTTCACCTCACCTTTTTTCGGTGAAACCGTGGATCTGCGGGATGGCATCCACCGCGACGGCAAGCCCACCGGCCGGCCGCTGAAGATGATCAACATCTCTTCGATCAATCACCATTCCCGCTATGCAGGGGTCACCGCCTCGATCAAGAACCTGATGGGGGTGGTGGACATGACCTGCGGGTTTCAGGGTCCCGAGCCCGCGGGTTTCTTCAATACCCACTACATCGGCATGCGGCCCTCCCACGCCACCTGGCGCTGGGCGAAGAAAACGGGCGGGGTGGCCGGGCGGCTGATCCGGCGCGTGTTGCCCGAGGAGAAGGCCATCGACTTCGAGCACACCGGCGGCGCCCTGGGGCACTGGATGAAGACCGTGCGCCGGCCCGACCTGCACATCGTCACCGCCGAGTGGGTCGGCTTCGGCTCGCGCACTCTCGAGGCCTACTCGGCCCGCCCCGGGGTGGTGCTGGCGTCGGACGACCCGGTGACCCTCGATGCGGTGGCGGCCCGGGATGTCCTCCTGCCGGCAACCCGCCAGGCCGGGGAGCGGGGGGCGCCCTTCCTGCGCTTCAACGACCCCGACCGTGCCGAAGGTCCCTTTCACAAGTTCCTCGAGGAGGCGCGGCGGAAGGTGGGTGGCACCCTGGCGCCCGGCGACGCGCAAGTCGAGAGGATGACCTGA
- a CDS encoding polysaccharide deacetylase family protein has protein sequence MRRPSPRQVTGAAGLVLAGVGTVGLAAGGGVPAAAALGLGVVAAQALLLDTRPVKTPVVMLHSVSGFRADRPETFSVWCPPEHFENYLKYLKWRGYTTITLDQLYRHLSAGEALPERPIVLTFDDGYLDNWVYAAPLLEKYGFTGTVFVPTDFIQPGETVRPTLREVWSGEVREEELEVYGYLNRAEIRALSASGLLDVQSHGRTHTWVPVTDEIIDFHRPGLPLRQLRWNWWNAFPERKPFWFQQIDHHDLPWGQPVYRSDLRLARPEFRVDTTLPSVLTDFVARQGGERFFDEPRWRDYLEEVVTAHRQQAPPPAGQVDEQAFREVLRDELEGSRKILEDLTGREVRFMCWPNGGTCPQAFAMLEACGYKAATLPSRMKQPRNFAGTDPARIGRVSATSFFREARAALPWIASFAMKIERNRGNLYMEVPIKAIWFYRRFIRPARRTPPGAEG, from the coding sequence ATGAGGCGCCCCAGCCCGCGACAGGTCACCGGTGCGGCGGGCCTGGTTCTCGCAGGCGTGGGGACCGTGGGTCTGGCTGCCGGGGGAGGTGTCCCCGCGGCCGCGGCGCTGGGGCTCGGCGTGGTGGCGGCCCAGGCCCTGCTGCTCGACACCAGGCCGGTGAAGACCCCGGTGGTGATGCTCCATTCGGTTTCCGGTTTCCGGGCCGACCGTCCCGAGACTTTCAGCGTCTGGTGTCCCCCCGAGCACTTCGAGAATTATCTCAAGTACCTCAAGTGGCGCGGCTACACCACGATCACCCTGGACCAGCTGTACCGCCACCTGAGCGCAGGCGAGGCCTTGCCCGAGCGGCCCATCGTTCTGACCTTCGACGACGGCTACCTGGACAACTGGGTCTACGCCGCCCCGCTGCTCGAGAAATACGGCTTTACGGGAACGGTCTTCGTGCCCACCGATTTCATTCAGCCCGGTGAGACCGTCCGGCCCACCCTGCGGGAAGTCTGGTCGGGGGAGGTTCGCGAGGAGGAACTGGAGGTCTACGGCTATCTCAACCGGGCGGAGATTCGCGCGCTGTCGGCCAGCGGCCTGCTCGACGTGCAATCTCACGGCCGGACTCACACCTGGGTTCCGGTGACGGACGAGATCATCGATTTCCACCGCCCGGGCTTGCCTCTCAGGCAGTTGCGTTGGAATTGGTGGAACGCCTTTCCCGAGCGCAAGCCTTTCTGGTTCCAGCAGATCGACCATCACGATCTACCCTGGGGCCAGCCGGTGTACCGCAGCGACTTGCGGTTGGCCCGTCCCGAGTTCCGGGTCGACACCACCCTGCCCTCGGTGCTGACCGACTTCGTCGCCCGCCAGGGCGGCGAACGGTTCTTCGACGAGCCTCGTTGGCGTGATTACCTGGAAGAGGTGGTCACGGCTCATCGACAGCAGGCGCCGCCCCCCGCGGGCCAGGTAGACGAACAGGCCTTCCGTGAGGTGCTGCGGGACGAGTTGGAGGGATCGCGGAAGATCCTCGAGGATCTGACCGGCCGGGAAGTGCGTTTCATGTGCTGGCCCAATGGCGGTACATGTCCCCAGGCCTTCGCCATGCTCGAGGCGTGCGGTTACAAGGCCGCCACACTGCCTTCGCGGATGAAGCAGCCGCGGAATTTCGCCGGCACCGATCCTGCCCGTATCGGTCGCGTCTCGGCCACGTCCTTCTTTCGCGAGGCCCGCGCCGCGCTGCCGTGGATCGCTTCGTTCGCCATGAAGATCGAGCGCAACCGAGGCAACCTCTACATGGAAGTACCGATCAAGGCGATCTGGTTCTATCGCCGCTTCATCAGACCCGCCCGGCGTACGCCGCCGGGAGCGGAAGGCTGA
- a CDS encoding lactate racemase domain-containing protein, with the protein MSNDRVVLPWGAWIEERRIELPLPAGWSVDTAEIDGGATGPSLVQALEAPVDAPSVEALAGRGKTAAIAVEDITRPAAAGEVLDALLDRLAEGGIPADRVKVIVALGGHGPMHRHELQLKLGERVMRECDVWNHHPYENLVDLGTSKGGLPIHINRNFAEADVRLAVGSVVPHPYAGFGGGGKIVLPGLAGIETLEMNHRPAVTGLSGAGLGVVEGNRARAEMEEIALAAGLQAVVNIVPGADRKARGFFYGHPVAAHRKAVELARRVFRTPVRPGAEAVLLNAYPKDAELLQVGNAFNAYRTCPEPPARQGGTVIVAAACPFGRGYHSVHGPGGRIYREPVPRPYLEGRRLIVYAPLLSRHDVLKSFWEGYEHARDWPSVCRRLEESHPGGGRMLVFPTAPLALPFVEEEKS; encoded by the coding sequence GTGAGTAACGATCGCGTGGTCTTGCCTTGGGGCGCCTGGATCGAGGAGCGGCGGATCGAGTTGCCGTTGCCCGCCGGCTGGAGCGTGGACACCGCGGAGATCGATGGTGGCGCCACGGGGCCGTCCCTGGTCCAGGCGCTGGAGGCTCCTGTCGATGCGCCGAGCGTCGAGGCACTCGCGGGGCGGGGCAAGACGGCGGCGATCGCCGTGGAAGACATCACCCGGCCCGCGGCGGCCGGGGAAGTGCTCGACGCCCTGCTCGATCGCCTCGCCGAGGGCGGTATCCCCGCCGACCGCGTCAAGGTGATCGTGGCCCTCGGCGGTCACGGCCCGATGCATCGCCACGAACTGCAACTCAAGCTGGGCGAGCGGGTGATGCGCGAATGCGACGTGTGGAACCATCACCCCTACGAAAACCTGGTGGATCTGGGCACCTCCAAGGGCGGCCTGCCGATTCACATCAACCGTAACTTCGCCGAGGCCGACGTACGCCTGGCGGTGGGGTCGGTGGTGCCGCACCCCTACGCGGGTTTCGGCGGCGGAGGCAAGATCGTCCTGCCCGGGCTGGCCGGCATCGAAACCCTCGAGATGAACCACCGCCCGGCGGTGACCGGGCTGTCCGGCGCGGGCCTGGGCGTGGTGGAAGGCAACCGGGCCCGGGCGGAGATGGAAGAGATCGCCCTGGCCGCCGGCTTGCAGGCCGTGGTCAACATCGTTCCCGGCGCCGACCGCAAGGCCCGGGGCTTTTTCTACGGTCACCCGGTGGCGGCCCACCGCAAGGCGGTGGAACTCGCGCGGCGGGTGTTTCGTACACCCGTGCGTCCCGGTGCCGAGGCCGTGCTGCTCAATGCCTACCCCAAGGATGCCGAGCTGCTGCAGGTGGGCAACGCCTTCAACGCCTACCGGACCTGTCCCGAGCCTCCCGCCCGGCAAGGAGGGACGGTGATCGTGGCGGCGGCCTGCCCCTTCGGCCGCGGCTATCACAGCGTCCACGGGCCCGGAGGGCGCATCTACCGGGAGCCCGTCCCCCGACCCTACCTGGAAGGCCGGCGGCTGATCGTCTATGCCCCCTTGCTCTCCCGGCACGATGTCCTCAAATCATTCTGGGAGGGCTATGAGCACGCTCGGGATTGGCCGAGCGTCTGCCGGCGGCTCGAGGAGAGCCACCCCGGGGGCGGACGGATGCTGGTCTTTCCCACCGCGCCCCTGGCGTTGCCCTTCGTCGAGGAGGAGAAATCGTGA
- a CDS encoding glycosyltransferase yields the protein MVEAGKPRVLLLTGSLGPGGTELALMTLARRLLAREAFEPRVAVLGRGGDWAEALRGEGIPVTELKIAGPLRRPSAAVRLLGLAGLVRREKIAVVHTFLFDADVYGMLACRLGFPRAVITTRRAIKAHRPHHLRAYRLTNGFVHRIVANSLAVERFTVQVERAPEAKVLTIPGGVAVETFAGGSPAVGRRLLGLGSGERVVLAVGTLKPVKGQDLLLEAMAPLLEEQKELRVVLAGTVSPGFGEQLRRQVAEAGLAGRVLFPGAVENVPDLLAAADLFVLPSRSEGMSNALLEAMAAGKAIVATDVGGARECLAGGACGVIVPSEDALALGRAIGDLLADPGRAKILAEAARRRAVAEYALDRMVARTEDLYRELLG from the coding sequence ATGGTGGAAGCGGGCAAGCCGCGGGTCCTGCTGCTGACCGGCTCCCTGGGCCCCGGCGGCACCGAACTGGCCCTGATGACCCTCGCCCGCCGTCTTCTGGCCCGAGAGGCGTTCGAGCCCCGGGTGGCGGTGCTGGGCCGCGGCGGAGACTGGGCCGAGGCTCTGCGGGGGGAGGGGATTCCGGTCACCGAGCTGAAGATCGCCGGGCCCCTGCGCAGGCCCTCCGCCGCGGTCCGGCTGCTGGGCCTTGCCGGGCTGGTGCGGCGGGAGAAGATTGCCGTCGTCCATACCTTCCTCTTCGATGCCGATGTCTATGGCATGCTGGCCTGTCGGCTGGGCTTTCCCCGCGCGGTGATCACCACCCGTCGGGCGATCAAGGCCCACCGGCCCCACCACCTGCGGGCCTACCGCCTGACCAACGGCTTCGTCCACCGCATCGTGGCCAATTCCCTGGCGGTGGAGCGCTTTACGGTGCAGGTGGAAAGGGCGCCGGAGGCCAAGGTGCTGACGATTCCGGGCGGGGTGGCGGTGGAGACCTTCGCCGGAGGTTCCCCGGCCGTCGGCCGCCGCCTGCTGGGCCTGGGAAGCGGTGAGCGGGTGGTTCTGGCCGTGGGAACCCTCAAGCCGGTCAAGGGTCAGGACCTGCTCCTCGAGGCGATGGCGCCCCTGCTCGAAGAGCAGAAGGAACTGCGGGTGGTGCTGGCCGGGACGGTCAGCCCGGGATTCGGGGAGCAGCTTCGCAGACAGGTCGCCGAGGCGGGTCTCGCAGGGCGCGTCTTGTTCCCCGGAGCCGTCGAGAACGTACCCGACCTGCTGGCTGCCGCGGATCTCTTCGTGCTGCCCTCCCGTTCGGAGGGGATGAGCAATGCCCTGCTCGAGGCGATGGCCGCGGGCAAGGCCATCGTGGCCACCGATGTGGGAGGGGCCCGTGAGTGCCTGGCAGGCGGGGCGTGCGGCGTCATCGTGCCCTCTGAAGATGCCTTGGCCCTGGGACGTGCCATCGGCGACCTGTTGGCCGATCCCGGCCGGGCGAAGATCCTGGCCGAGGCGGCTCGCCGGCGGGCCGTCGCCGAATATGCCCTCGACCGAATGGTCGCCAGGACCGAAGATCTCTACCGGGAGTTATTGGGATGA
- a CDS encoding GNAT family N-acetyltransferase: MSQVVAVKAPVERHEKPAPHPAGRRQSRGGLTVGLEPIAALREEWDALLERSRTRSVFMSWTFLCTWWEHFHRRRQPRVWVVRDGEGRTVAILPLYLEVRTLRLGTVRVLRNMGFGDVVNPDFLDAIVERGRECEVAPLLLAALEADTEWEYAEFSELSPGGSMLLLADQWERLGVFESRVERRARCPYITLPDSFDAFLKSCNSHFRQQLRRYRRKIERDLSVEWKQVGVDVDVAAGIEALAKLHQERMEATDRGGNFRKQDYLVFHRDLAERMVQSGQLYFWLLYVDGAPMATHFGYLDAGVYYGYQMGFSPRYHKWSPGHYMTGVVLEKLIALGAREMNLLRGTDAWKFRWTRKSRDTQALSLIRRSRLSSWAWIRANLSAPPAIALRFALGRDAFEQLREALATFRRRMQGGSAS; the protein is encoded by the coding sequence ATGAGCCAAGTCGTTGCCGTCAAAGCCCCCGTCGAGCGCCACGAGAAGCCGGCCCCCCACCCTGCCGGGCGTCGGCAGAGCAGGGGAGGATTGACGGTGGGCCTCGAGCCCATCGCCGCTCTGCGAGAGGAGTGGGACGCCCTGCTCGAGCGTTCTCGGACCCGCTCCGTGTTCATGAGCTGGACCTTCCTCTGCACCTGGTGGGAGCACTTCCACCGGCGGAGGCAGCCCCGGGTCTGGGTGGTGCGGGACGGCGAGGGCCGGACGGTGGCGATCCTGCCGCTCTACCTCGAGGTGCGGACCTTGCGCCTGGGCACGGTGCGGGTGCTGCGCAACATGGGCTTTGGCGACGTGGTCAACCCGGACTTTCTCGACGCCATCGTGGAGCGGGGCCGGGAGTGCGAGGTCGCGCCCCTGTTACTCGCGGCGCTGGAAGCCGATACCGAGTGGGAGTACGCGGAGTTCTCGGAGCTGAGTCCCGGCGGCTCGATGCTATTGCTCGCCGATCAGTGGGAACGACTGGGAGTTTTCGAGTCGCGTGTCGAGCGCCGGGCACGCTGTCCGTACATCACTCTGCCCGACTCCTTCGATGCCTTCCTCAAGTCGTGCAATTCCCATTTCCGCCAGCAGCTTCGTCGTTACCGGCGCAAGATCGAGCGCGACCTCTCGGTGGAGTGGAAACAAGTGGGAGTGGACGTGGACGTGGCCGCGGGCATCGAAGCCCTCGCCAAGCTGCATCAGGAACGCATGGAGGCCACCGACAGGGGCGGAAATTTCCGCAAACAGGACTACTTGGTCTTCCACAGGGACCTGGCCGAGCGCATGGTGCAAAGTGGTCAGCTCTACTTCTGGCTGCTCTACGTGGACGGTGCTCCCATGGCGACGCACTTCGGCTATCTCGACGCAGGCGTTTACTACGGCTACCAGATGGGCTTTTCGCCCCGTTATCACAAGTGGTCGCCCGGCCACTACATGACCGGCGTGGTGCTGGAAAAGCTGATCGCTCTCGGTGCCCGGGAGATGAACCTGCTGCGGGGCACCGACGCGTGGAAGTTCCGCTGGACCCGAAAGAGCCGCGACACCCAGGCCCTGAGCTTGATCCGCCGCAGTCGGCTGTCGTCCTGGGCTTGGATTCGCGCCAACCTCTCAGCCCCCCCCGCCATCGCTCTACGCTTCGCCCTCGGCCGCGACGCCTTCGAGCAACTCCGCGAGGCCTTAGCCACCTTCCGCCGCCGCATGCAAGGTGGTAGCGCCTCCTGA
- a CDS encoding glycosyltransferase family 4 protein: MRILYFVQYFNRPHEPGGSRAYQFARAWVREGHQVTVITGAVNHKTLAVPENYRGRLVVREEVEGIRLLRVWSYAGIRGSFRKRLLNFLSYALTAALVGWVRGGPADVIFASSTPLTVGLPGWFNALVRRRPWVFEVRDLWPQSAVVAGVLSGRALPVRLAAWLSRRFYRSAARIVAVTRGIVQGLVDEGVASEKILLVPNGVDDWMLEAAESPVEVEDSPLKVVYCGALGRMNSLPQILDAAAHLRNEPVEIIFIGDGDERRQLEERVRREGLDGVHFVDALSKREAFERLRRAGALVVTTWDVDFQRMVLANKLFDYLAAGRPVIVAAAGEMADLVEEARCGFVVPPEKPEALAEAMVRMAALDEGERRAMGAAGRRYILERYQRRDLAWKVLKSFEEITGGPAAGDSTSGAAGPSCLLREVGRE; encoded by the coding sequence ATGCGAATCCTGTACTTCGTGCAGTACTTCAACAGGCCCCACGAGCCGGGAGGTTCCCGGGCCTACCAGTTCGCCCGGGCCTGGGTCCGCGAGGGCCACCAGGTCACCGTGATCACCGGCGCGGTGAACCACAAGACTCTCGCCGTGCCGGAGAACTACCGTGGCCGGCTGGTGGTGCGGGAAGAGGTCGAAGGCATCCGCTTGTTGCGGGTCTGGTCCTACGCGGGCATTCGGGGCTCGTTTCGCAAGCGCCTGCTGAATTTCCTCTCATACGCCCTGACGGCGGCGTTGGTGGGCTGGGTGCGTGGCGGCCCCGCCGATGTGATTTTCGCCTCCTCGACTCCCCTGACGGTGGGGCTGCCCGGCTGGTTCAACGCCTTGGTACGGCGCCGCCCCTGGGTCTTCGAGGTGCGCGACCTGTGGCCCCAATCGGCGGTGGTCGCCGGCGTCCTCTCCGGCAGGGCCTTGCCGGTGCGGCTGGCCGCCTGGCTGTCCCGCCGTTTCTACCGTTCCGCGGCGCGCATCGTGGCGGTGACGCGGGGTATCGTCCAGGGACTGGTGGACGAGGGCGTCGCCTCCGAGAAGATTCTGCTGGTGCCCAATGGTGTGGACGACTGGATGCTGGAGGCGGCGGAAAGTCCCGTGGAGGTCGAAGACTCACCGCTGAAAGTCGTCTACTGCGGTGCCCTGGGCCGGATGAACAGCCTGCCCCAGATCCTCGACGCTGCCGCGCACCTGCGTAACGAGCCCGTGGAGATCATCTTCATCGGAGACGGTGACGAGCGCCGGCAGCTCGAGGAGCGGGTGCGCCGGGAGGGACTCGACGGGGTGCATTTCGTCGACGCCCTGTCCAAGCGGGAGGCCTTCGAGCGCCTGCGCCGGGCGGGAGCCCTGGTGGTCACCACCTGGGACGTGGACTTCCAGAGGATGGTGTTGGCCAACAAGCTTTTCGACTACCTGGCGGCCGGTCGGCCGGTGATCGTCGCCGCGGCCGGCGAAATGGCCGACCTGGTCGAAGAAGCCCGCTGCGGCTTCGTCGTGCCGCCGGAGAAGCCCGAAGCACTGGCCGAGGCGATGGTGCGGATGGCCGCTCTCGACGAGGGCGAGCGCCGGGCGATGGGCGCGGCGGGTCGGCGCTACATTCTCGAGCGCTACCAGCGGCGGGACCTGGCCTGGAAGGTGCTCAAAAGCTTCGAAGAGATCACCGGCGGACCGGCCGCCGGTGACTCCACCTCGGGAGCCGCCGGCCCCTCCTGTCTGTTGCGGGAGGTCGGTCGTGAGTAA
- a CDS encoding sugar transferase, whose product MSGLPYAMEGVQGPKPGWYVRFGKRVLDLSISAVVLLLAGPLMLLIALLIKLEDGGSVLYRQQRIGYMGRPFQLTKFRSMCTGAEHKGAGILVEKNDARITRVGKIIRKLSLDELTQVFDVVRGAMSIVGPRPGLAYQAELYDEFQRRRLTVRPGITGWAQVNGRNSIPWPERIRLDVEYIDRMSLWMDIKIILKTLPSVLTASNMIADADYWKGRRRRLEAEAEAAEKTAPAPAESVEKS is encoded by the coding sequence GTGAGCGGGTTGCCCTACGCGATGGAAGGAGTCCAGGGGCCGAAACCGGGCTGGTACGTGCGCTTCGGCAAGCGCGTCCTCGATCTGTCGATCTCGGCCGTGGTGTTGCTGTTGGCCGGTCCGCTGATGCTGCTGATCGCCCTGCTGATCAAGCTGGAGGACGGCGGCAGCGTGCTCTACCGGCAGCAGCGCATCGGCTACATGGGTCGGCCCTTCCAGTTGACCAAGTTCCGCTCCATGTGCACCGGCGCCGAGCACAAGGGGGCGGGGATCCTGGTGGAGAAGAACGACGCGCGGATCACCCGCGTCGGCAAGATCATCCGCAAGCTCAGCCTCGACGAGCTGACCCAGGTCTTCGACGTGGTCCGCGGGGCGATGAGCATCGTCGGGCCCCGGCCGGGGCTGGCCTACCAGGCCGAACTCTACGACGAGTTTCAGCGCCGCCGGCTCACGGTGCGGCCGGGGATCACCGGCTGGGCCCAGGTCAACGGCCGCAATTCCATCCCCTGGCCCGAGCGCATCCGCCTCGACGTGGAGTACATCGACCGCATGAGCCTGTGGATGGACATCAAGATCATCCTCAAGACCCTGCCCTCGGTGCTGACCGCCTCGAACATGATTGCCGACGCCGACTACTGGAAAGGTCGCCGCCGCCGGCTGGAGGCCGAGGCGGAGGCCGCCGAAAAAACCGCTCCCGCTCCCGCGGAGTCCGTGGAGAAGTCATGA